The genomic region CAAATAAGCCCATTCCAGGCTCCGTTTACAAAATTCCTGTACCGGAAAACCCCGATAAACCCTCCGTTTTGGTTCCTGTAGAAAATCCGCTCGTTTCGCGCCCTGTTTGCCAAAATAAAGGCGGAAACGCCCTCTCTCAAAGCCCGCCAAGGGCCTTAAAATCGAGGCATTTTCGCTATGTAGTTTACTCCATCCGGCACCCGAAAAGGCTGCCGGGATGCGAATGTGAAGGTCATTTTTTCCGGGGATGGATCCGGGTTTTTGGTTAGGGCGAGGGAAGAATGGGTTTTGCCGACGTATGGTGTTGTGCGGGTCACACTTTCGCAGGTGTGTGGATTGAGACCGGGCTTGCTTCGCACTTGAGGATCGATTTTCTTTGCTTCGAGCGAATCATCCAAGAGAACAAGGATTGAAACTCAAAATTCTCATGATTGGCCGGGAATAGTATTGGCTTCGATCTTTTTATCCTCAATAACAAAATAAAACTCCCGCACAAATCCCATCAGCAAATCATCCAAAGAAAAATATTTTAAACTACAAACTATAGTATACAGATTATGCCAAAGGCAACTGCCAGGATTCAGGCTCCGGACAGCCCGCGTCAACGGGCATCCATCAAACCGGTTCATTCCCGGAAGGAGAAGGCAAAAAATCCCAAGAGCACCATCCAGATCAGTCAGCTGACAAAAATGACCCTTGATCAGGTCAAGGAAATGGAGCACCTTGACACCTATGATGATGCCATCAGTTTCCTCTTTAAGGAGCGGAGGAAGAACCTGCCCTCATCAGCCGGGCGTTTCCCCAGCGGCGGCACCTTTGAACGAGAGGAGGATGATCCCTATCGCATACCTTCTTGATACCTGGGCATGGATCGATTACTGGAACCATCCGGAATCGCCGGCTAAATATTACATTGAATCGGGAAACGATCTTATTATTTCAACCATCACCATTGCTGAAGTGTCACAGCGGTATGCATCCCAGGGAAAGACTATGGTTGAGGATCGGATTTGTGAGATGCTGAATTATTGCACCCTGATTCCCATCAGCCGGGAGATCGC from Methanoregula sp. harbors:
- a CDS encoding PIN domain-containing protein, whose product is MIPIAYLLDTWAWIDYWNHPESPAKYYIESGNDLIISTITIAEVSQRYASQGKTMVEDRICEMLNYCTLIPISREIATMAGMLRHKEIHGGIADAIILATAKQGSHTIVTGDKHFRDLPDVVFLEAG